Proteins encoded within one genomic window of Prosthecobacter algae:
- a CDS encoding class I SAM-dependent methyltransferase, with protein MTPLTSILHDTLATSPQARLTFADVMQAALYHPEHGYYGPGPRRIGRSGDFYTAVSVGSLYGRLLGNLARQVQAELGNPTGFAVIEQAAHDGQLAEDVLSATDFPYWIVEPNPRYEAVQRQRLASFGERVRWVPSLAALPPIPALFICNELPDAMPVHLVQWEGTAWRELWVQSAGEALEFVPGPLSSEALAAEVARLPQDLPAGYTTEVNLAALNWMQELGEAPFHGAVYIADYGFDDLELYAPERTTGTLRRYQKHQTDDRVLEDLGECDLTTHVNFTRLTKVAESAGMNLRAYELQGRFLGKLGLPVLAALEGRVDASTQALLRQYHSLTHPAFMGRSFRILSLSKGSRA; from the coding sequence ATGACCCCTCTGACGAGCATTTTGCATGACACCCTGGCCACCTCGCCCCAGGCGAGGCTGACCTTTGCAGACGTCATGCAGGCAGCCCTTTACCACCCTGAGCACGGGTATTATGGCCCGGGCCCTCGGCGTATTGGCCGCAGCGGTGACTTTTACACGGCTGTCTCCGTGGGCTCGCTTTATGGTCGGTTACTTGGCAATCTGGCGCGGCAGGTGCAGGCGGAACTGGGAAACCCGACCGGATTTGCCGTCATCGAACAGGCCGCGCACGATGGGCAACTGGCCGAGGATGTGTTGTCCGCTACCGATTTCCCCTACTGGATCGTCGAGCCGAATCCACGCTATGAAGCGGTGCAGCGGCAGCGGCTCGCGTCTTTTGGCGAGCGGGTTCGCTGGGTCCCTTCACTGGCCGCTTTGCCCCCGATTCCGGCCCTGTTCATCTGCAATGAACTGCCGGACGCCATGCCCGTCCATCTTGTCCAGTGGGAGGGCACGGCGTGGCGGGAGCTCTGGGTGCAGTCGGCAGGGGAGGCGCTGGAGTTTGTTCCCGGGCCACTTTCATCGGAGGCGCTGGCGGCGGAAGTCGCTCGCCTGCCGCAGGACCTGCCTGCGGGCTACACCACCGAGGTGAATCTAGCGGCGCTGAACTGGATGCAGGAGCTAGGGGAAGCGCCGTTTCACGGGGCGGTTTACATCGCCGACTATGGTTTTGACGACCTGGAACTGTATGCCCCAGAGCGCACAACGGGCACCTTGCGGCGTTACCAAAAGCACCAGACGGATGACCGGGTGCTGGAAGATTTGGGCGAGTGTGATCTCACCACGCATGTCAATTTCACCCGCCTGACCAAAGTCGCCGAATCCGCCGGGATGAACCTCCGGGCCTACGAGCTGCAAGGCCGCTTTCTGGGCAAGCTGGGCCTGCCCGTGCTGGCCGCGCTGGAGGGCCGTGTGGATGCCTCCACGCAGGCCCTTTTGCGGCAGTATCACTCCCTCACGCACCCGGCTTTCATGGGGCGCTCGTTTCGGATCTTAAGCCTGAGTAAGGGGTCTAGGGCTTGA
- a CDS encoding SMP-30/gluconolactonase/LRE family protein, translating into MKKCLLLPLLSLTAAFAAEPVPEFKGGIERLDPALDKLIAPDAKIEILATGFNWSEGPVWKDGQILFSDVPENTVFGWKEGDASATTVLKPSGSLSGDGQGSNGLAVDAKGSLILCQHGERRIARLEKDGSFTSLADKFEGKRFNSPNDLVIAKSGSLFFTDPPYGMKKGTPQDAPYHGIYRLDTDGKVSLIIQDILWPNGIALSSDEKTLYIAVSDKDDTRVMAYDLQADGSVKNGRLFFHAQPLKSAERKGGCDGMKVDTLGNIWTTGPGGVLIINPEGKHLGTILTGQNTGNCAWGGPEKDVMYVTADMFLLRVKTQVKGL; encoded by the coding sequence ATGAAAAAATGCCTCCTGCTTCCCTTGCTGAGCCTGACTGCTGCCTTCGCTGCCGAACCGGTGCCCGAGTTCAAAGGCGGCATTGAACGGCTGGACCCCGCCCTAGATAAACTCATCGCCCCAGACGCGAAGATCGAGATCCTGGCCACCGGCTTCAACTGGTCCGAAGGCCCCGTGTGGAAGGACGGTCAGATCCTCTTTTCCGATGTACCCGAAAACACCGTCTTCGGCTGGAAAGAAGGCGATGCCAGCGCCACCACCGTCCTCAAACCCAGCGGCAGCCTCAGCGGCGATGGCCAGGGCTCCAACGGCCTGGCAGTAGATGCCAAGGGCAGCCTCATTCTCTGTCAGCATGGCGAGCGCCGCATCGCTCGGCTGGAAAAAGACGGCAGCTTCACCTCCCTGGCCGACAAGTTTGAAGGCAAACGCTTCAACAGCCCCAATGACCTCGTCATCGCCAAAAGCGGCAGCCTTTTCTTCACGGACCCACCCTACGGCATGAAGAAAGGCACCCCGCAGGACGCCCCCTATCACGGCATCTACCGCCTGGACACAGATGGCAAAGTCAGCCTCATCATCCAGGACATCCTCTGGCCCAATGGCATCGCCCTCAGCTCCGATGAAAAGACCCTCTACATCGCCGTTTCCGACAAGGATGACACCCGCGTCATGGCCTATGATCTCCAGGCCGATGGCAGCGTGAAAAACGGTCGTCTGTTCTTCCACGCCCAGCCGCTGAAGTCCGCTGAGCGCAAAGGCGGCTGCGATGGCATGAAAGTGGATACCCTGGGCAATATCTGGACCACCGGCCCCGGCGGCGTGCTGATCATCAACCCTGAAGGCAAACACCTCGGCACCATCCTCACCGGTCAAAACACCGGCAACTGCGCCTGGGGCGGCCCGGAGAAAGACGTCATGTACGTCACGGCAGACATGTTCCTGCTACGCGTGAAGACCCAGGTCAAAGGCTTGTAA
- a CDS encoding amidohydrolase has protein sequence MRFLACCLCLTVSLHAAPDLILHHGRVITVDEKFSYAEAVAVEAGRIVAVGSNDEVLALKAETTQLLDLGGKTLLPGLMDSHVHAAAAMTEFDHEIPTMETIAEVLVYIRTRVAASKPGDLIGLRQIFITRLEERRYPTRAELDQVAPENPVVFSTGPDAMCNSLALKLGKIDRDFKLPEGHPGKVEKDDAGQPTGLLRGFAPTIKAPRKEKSPTAEDTYRRTLELFRDYASVGLTTIADRNSSASLLSLYQKMRDQKELPVRVRVSMGLNAMSLWPAMEKSMEEIIQHPLTKPDAELQIIGTKVFLDGGMLTGSSFMSKPWGVSEAYGISDPTYRGEQKIPADRLRQMVAKITGAGLQFTAHSVGDAAVATLLGVYEDVDREGSIRASRSSVTHCNFMQPESIARAAKLGVCVDLQPIWLHMDGRTLTGHFGEERMKLFQPLRACFDQNVIVGGGSDHMQKIGSFRSVNPYNPWLGMWTAVTRQARKLDRPVHLENALTREEALRLYTTNNAYLLKLEKETGSIKEGRLADLILVDRDPLTCPIEDLPQTVVLKTWLGGKVVFEK, from the coding sequence ATGCGCTTCCTTGCCTGCTGCCTGTGCCTCACGGTCTCCCTTCACGCTGCTCCGGACCTGATTTTGCATCATGGCCGCGTCATCACCGTGGATGAAAAGTTCAGTTATGCCGAAGCGGTGGCAGTGGAGGCAGGGCGCATCGTCGCGGTGGGCAGCAATGACGAGGTGCTGGCGCTGAAGGCTGAAACGACGCAGCTCCTGGATCTCGGTGGCAAGACCTTGCTGCCCGGCCTCATGGATTCGCATGTGCATGCGGCCGCCGCGATGACGGAGTTTGACCATGAGATTCCCACCATGGAAACCATCGCCGAGGTGCTGGTCTACATCCGCACACGGGTGGCGGCCTCCAAGCCGGGCGACCTCATCGGCCTGCGGCAGATTTTCATCACGCGGCTGGAAGAGCGCCGTTACCCGACCCGGGCCGAACTGGACCAAGTGGCTCCTGAAAATCCGGTGGTCTTTTCCACCGGGCCCGATGCCATGTGCAACAGCTTGGCTCTGAAGCTGGGAAAGATTGACCGTGACTTCAAGTTGCCAGAAGGCCATCCCGGCAAGGTTGAAAAGGATGACGCAGGCCAACCCACCGGCCTGCTGCGTGGCTTTGCTCCAACGATCAAAGCTCCACGCAAAGAGAAGTCCCCCACTGCCGAGGACACCTACCGGCGCACCTTGGAGTTGTTTCGCGACTACGCCTCGGTCGGCCTAACCACGATTGCGGACAGAAACTCCAGCGCCAGCCTGCTTTCGCTTTATCAAAAGATGCGGGATCAAAAAGAACTGCCGGTGCGGGTGCGAGTCTCCATGGGGCTGAATGCCATGAGCCTCTGGCCGGCGATGGAGAAGTCCATGGAGGAGATCATCCAGCATCCGCTGACGAAGCCGGATGCGGAGTTGCAAATCATCGGCACAAAGGTGTTTCTCGATGGAGGTATGCTGACGGGCAGCTCCTTCATGAGCAAACCCTGGGGCGTGAGCGAGGCCTATGGCATCAGCGACCCCACGTATCGAGGTGAGCAAAAGATCCCGGCGGACCGTCTGCGCCAGATGGTGGCGAAGATCACCGGGGCGGGGCTGCAGTTCACCGCGCACTCCGTGGGGGATGCGGCGGTGGCCACGCTGCTGGGGGTTTATGAGGACGTGGATCGTGAAGGGTCCATCCGCGCCAGCCGCAGCAGCGTCACGCATTGCAACTTCATGCAGCCGGAGTCCATCGCCCGCGCGGCGAAACTGGGCGTGTGTGTGGACCTGCAACCCATCTGGCTGCACATGGATGGCCGCACCTTGACCGGCCACTTTGGCGAGGAGCGCATGAAGCTGTTTCAGCCCCTGCGCGCCTGCTTTGATCAAAACGTCATCGTCGGCGGTGGCAGTGACCACATGCAGAAAATCGGCTCCTTTCGCAGTGTGAACCCCTACAATCCCTGGCTGGGCATGTGGACGGCGGTCACCCGCCAGGCACGCAAGTTGGACCGCCCGGTGCACCTCGAAAACGCCCTTACCCGGGAAGAGGCGCTGCGCCTTTACACGACCAACAATGCCTACCTGCTGAAACTGGAGAAGGAGACCGGCTCCATCAAAGAGGGCAGGCTGGCAGACCTGATCCTGGTGGATCGAGATCCGCTCACCTGCCCCATTGAAGACCTCCCGCAGACCGTCGTTTTGAAAACTTGGTTAGGCGGGAAGGTGGTGTTTGAGAAGTAA
- a CDS encoding sialate O-acetylesterase produces the protein MRTLALTSLLTALAFSARAEIKLPAIIGDNMVLQQKQANPIWGWDTPGTEVTVTFAGQTKTAKAGADGKWTVKLDAVPANAQPATIGIKGTNTKELKNVLVGEVWICSGQSNMQWSVNASWDADLEIATAKYPNIRLISVPQVGTQEPQQDFKGQWVECSPQTVGPFSAVGYFYGRVLHRMLDVPVGLINNAWGGSAAEAWVRRDELEKDARFKGLMENTVKTEAAMNSEKAKKDYEVALAKWKTQADEAKKAGQPIPRQPSSPQSWLTGNARPGNIYNGVLLPTIGYGIKGAIWYQGESNSGRAYEYGSLFPFMIEHWRKEWKQGDFPFYWVQLADFMAEVPTPGDSAWAELRESQTKTQNAIKNGGQAVIIDLGEANDIHPKNKRDVAERLARLALVKDYGFKLPYRSPEYKSVAIEGNKATVTLDTFGSTLRTVDVSEVKGFAICGEDKKWVWATAKIVGRDKVEVTATEVAKPVAVRYAWANNPVCNLLSIEGLPVTPFRTDDFPMTTKPKE, from the coding sequence ATGCGCACACTCGCACTCACCTCACTCCTCACTGCCCTCGCCTTTTCGGCCAGGGCGGAAATCAAACTGCCCGCCATCATTGGCGATAACATGGTCCTGCAGCAAAAGCAGGCCAACCCAATCTGGGGCTGGGACACGCCCGGCACGGAGGTGACGGTGACCTTTGCAGGCCAGACCAAAACCGCCAAAGCAGGCGCGGATGGCAAATGGACCGTGAAGCTGGATGCCGTGCCTGCCAATGCGCAGCCAGCCACCATCGGCATCAAAGGCACCAATACCAAAGAGCTGAAGAACGTGCTCGTCGGTGAGGTGTGGATCTGCTCCGGACAGTCCAACATGCAGTGGAGTGTGAATGCCTCGTGGGATGCGGATCTGGAAATCGCTACGGCGAAGTATCCAAATATCCGCCTCATCTCCGTGCCCCAGGTGGGCACGCAGGAGCCGCAGCAGGATTTTAAAGGTCAGTGGGTGGAATGCTCACCGCAGACCGTTGGCCCTTTCAGCGCCGTCGGTTATTTCTACGGCCGCGTTCTGCATCGCATGCTGGATGTGCCCGTGGGCCTGATCAACAACGCCTGGGGCGGCAGTGCTGCCGAAGCTTGGGTGCGTCGTGACGAGTTGGAGAAAGATGCTCGCTTCAAAGGCCTCATGGAAAACACCGTGAAAACGGAAGCCGCCATGAACTCTGAGAAAGCCAAAAAGGACTACGAAGTGGCTCTGGCCAAGTGGAAGACCCAGGCGGACGAAGCCAAAAAAGCTGGCCAGCCCATCCCTCGCCAGCCCAGTTCTCCTCAAAGCTGGCTGACGGGCAATGCCCGCCCTGGAAACATCTACAACGGTGTACTGCTGCCCACCATCGGTTACGGCATCAAAGGGGCCATCTGGTATCAGGGCGAGTCCAATTCAGGACGCGCTTATGAATACGGTTCCCTCTTCCCGTTCATGATCGAGCATTGGCGCAAAGAGTGGAAGCAGGGCGATTTCCCCTTCTACTGGGTGCAGTTGGCTGACTTCATGGCTGAAGTCCCCACCCCTGGCGACAGCGCCTGGGCCGAGCTGCGCGAAAGCCAGACCAAGACCCAGAACGCCATCAAGAATGGCGGTCAGGCCGTCATCATTGATCTCGGCGAAGCCAACGACATCCACCCGAAAAACAAGCGCGACGTGGCAGAACGTCTCGCTCGCCTTGCCCTGGTGAAAGACTACGGCTTCAAGCTCCCCTATCGCAGCCCTGAGTACAAATCCGTGGCCATCGAAGGCAACAAAGCCACCGTCACCCTGGACACCTTCGGCTCCACCCTGCGCACCGTGGACGTGAGCGAGGTCAAGGGTTTTGCCATCTGCGGTGAAGACAAGAAATGGGTCTGGGCCACCGCCAAGATCGTGGGCCGCGACAAAGTGGAAGTCACCGCTACCGAAGTGGCCAAGCCTGTGGCCGTCCGTTATGCCTGGGCCAACAACCCCGTGTGCAACCTCCTCAGCATCGAAGGTCTGCCCGTGACCCCCTTCCGCACAGACGACTTCCCGATGACGACGAAGCCGAAGGAATAA
- a CDS encoding TA system VapC family ribonuclease toxin, with amino-acid sequence MIALDTNILLPAVNADHPDHARAVLFVNGLLDSDEVAISEFVLVELYGLLRNPVVLSNPLNAPEAAAVCEAFRCHPRWQTLGFPPDSKMFHDLYWPHLRVKNFARRRAFDLRIALSLTLQGVTEFATANLKDFEGMGFKRVWNPLQG; translated from the coding sequence ATGATAGCTCTCGACACGAACATTTTGCTGCCCGCTGTCAATGCAGACCATCCAGATCATGCGCGGGCGGTTTTGTTTGTGAACGGTTTGCTGGATAGTGATGAAGTGGCTATTTCGGAATTCGTTTTAGTCGAACTCTACGGATTGCTGCGAAATCCAGTGGTGCTTTCCAATCCGCTGAACGCTCCGGAAGCAGCGGCTGTTTGTGAGGCTTTTCGTTGTCACCCTCGATGGCAGACTTTGGGTTTTCCCCCGGACAGCAAGATGTTTCACGACCTGTATTGGCCACATCTCCGCGTAAAAAATTTTGCGCGACGGAGAGCTTTTGACCTCCGAATTGCGCTGTCGCTCACGCTTCAAGGCGTCACAGAGTTTGCCACCGCGAATCTGAAGGACTTCGAAGGAATGGGTTTTAAGCGTGTCTGGAATCCACTCCAGGGATAA
- a CDS encoding NADH-quinone oxidoreductase subunit C, whose amino-acid sequence MNAAQMVTALKEKFGDAVLSTTEFRGEHTVQVSLASAKPLLKYCRDELNFDYLVDISSLDHMGQEPRFEMVYEVYGYGHHQHLRIKAQIPDEEEPATVSDIWPTADWHEREVWDMMGIKFAGHPDLRRILMWEGYPYFPLRKDFPLAGKPSDMPEVGFTNIAPMADGPFVTSAGAVDTVAREPRAKRVE is encoded by the coding sequence ATGAACGCCGCGCAAATGGTCACCGCTCTGAAGGAAAAATTCGGCGATGCCGTCCTCAGCACCACCGAATTCCGGGGCGAGCACACCGTGCAAGTCTCCCTGGCCAGTGCCAAGCCGCTGCTCAAATACTGCCGCGATGAACTGAATTTCGACTACCTGGTGGACATCTCCAGCCTGGACCATATGGGCCAGGAGCCGCGTTTTGAAATGGTCTATGAAGTGTATGGCTACGGCCATCACCAGCACCTGCGCATCAAGGCGCAGATCCCCGATGAAGAGGAGCCCGCCACCGTCAGCGATATCTGGCCCACGGCCGACTGGCATGAGCGTGAAGTCTGGGACATGATGGGCATCAAATTCGCCGGTCACCCCGATCTGCGCCGGATCCTCATGTGGGAAGGTTACCCTTACTTCCCACTGCGCAAAGACTTCCCCCTTGCCGGCAAACCCAGCGACATGCCCGAAGTCGGCTTCACCAACATCGCCCCCATGGCCGATGGCCCCTTCGTCACCAGCGCGGGTGCCGTAGACACCGTGGCCCGCGAGCCACGCGCGAAGCGAGTGGAGTAG
- the nuoB gene encoding NADH-quinone oxidoreductase subunit NuoB encodes MVAPAETEASYDSKIEGNVVVTKLDSAVNWMRKNSLWPMPMGLACCAIEMMASACSRYDLSRFGMEVMRFSPRQADVMIVAGTVTYKMALAVKRVWDQMPEPKWCIAMGACASSGGMYRSYAVLQGIDHLIPVDVYISGCPPRPEALMEGLMRLQRKIEGEHSISEQKQELINELS; translated from the coding sequence ATGGTCGCCCCTGCTGAAACCGAAGCCTCTTACGATTCCAAGATCGAGGGCAATGTCGTCGTCACGAAGCTGGATTCTGCGGTCAACTGGATGCGCAAGAATTCCCTCTGGCCCATGCCCATGGGTCTGGCCTGCTGCGCTATCGAGATGATGGCCTCCGCTTGCAGCCGGTATGACCTCAGCCGTTTCGGCATGGAGGTGATGCGCTTTTCCCCAAGGCAGGCGGATGTGATGATCGTCGCCGGCACGGTGACTTACAAAATGGCGCTGGCCGTGAAGCGTGTCTGGGACCAGATGCCCGAGCCCAAGTGGTGCATCGCCATGGGTGCCTGCGCCTCCAGCGGTGGCATGTATCGCAGCTACGCCGTGCTTCAGGGCATTGATCACCTCATCCCTGTGGACGTTTACATTTCCGGCTGTCCTCCCCGCCCGGAAGCTCTCATGGAAGGCCTGATGCGCCTGCAGCGCAAAATCGAAGGCGAGCACTCCATCTCCGAGCAGAAACAGGAACTCATCAACGAGTTGTCTTAA
- a CDS encoding septal ring lytic transglycosylase RlpA family protein — protein MFCRWFLCLSMLALVSCASRPPAHREQGWASYVADQYTGRPTSSGEIYYPQAYTAAHTTLPFGTVVTVKNMLNGRTVNVTVNDRFPYYQGRVINLSSAAAQHIGIPYMQMGQVEVTAKSVARGNYGAPAQPQYGGYARQPAYSPQPAATPPAYSPQPAYGGYTPKSTPPAYSVPSYQVQQPAPSSAPMAPSYGGASATPPGLKTF, from the coding sequence ATGTTTTGTCGCTGGTTTCTCTGTCTCTCCATGCTGGCCCTGGTCAGTTGCGCCTCTCGTCCACCTGCCCACCGGGAGCAAGGATGGGCCTCCTATGTCGCGGACCAATACACAGGGCGGCCTACCTCTTCGGGGGAGATCTATTATCCCCAGGCCTACACCGCTGCCCACACCACCCTGCCCTTTGGCACGGTCGTGACGGTCAAAAACATGCTCAATGGCCGCACGGTGAATGTCACCGTCAATGACCGCTTCCCCTATTACCAGGGCCGCGTGATCAATCTCTCCAGCGCTGCAGCCCAGCACATCGGCATTCCCTACATGCAGATGGGCCAGGTGGAGGTGACGGCTAAATCCGTTGCCCGTGGAAACTACGGAGCCCCTGCCCAACCTCAGTATGGGGGCTATGCCCGGCAGCCCGCTTATTCCCCCCAGCCCGCCGCCACACCTCCAGCTTATTCACCGCAGCCGGCCTACGGCGGTTACACCCCTAAATCCACCCCACCAGCCTATTCTGTCCCTAGCTATCAGGTGCAGCAGCCTGCGCCATCTTCCGCACCGATGGCACCCTCGTATGGAGGGGCTTCGGCCACTCCTCCCGGCCTGAAGACGTTTTAA